In one window of Photorhabdus laumondii subsp. laumondii DNA:
- the sctR gene encoding type III secretion system export apparatus subunit SctR: MIQLPDELDLIIGLALLALLPFIAVMATSFLKLAVVFSLLRNALGVQQIPPNMAMYGLAIILTIYVMAPVGFATQDYLRQNEVSFSNAQSVDKFVEEGLTPYRNFLKQHIKPSERTFFIDSTRQIWPSQYADRLEPDSLLILLPAFTVSELTRAFEIGFLLYLPFIAIDLIISNILLAMGMMMVSPMTISLPFKLLLFVLLDGWTRLTHGLVISYGD, from the coding sequence ATGATCCAACTACCGGACGAATTAGATCTTATCATCGGTCTGGCTTTGCTGGCTCTGCTGCCCTTTATTGCCGTGATGGCAACCTCTTTTCTCAAACTGGCGGTGGTATTTTCCTTACTACGTAACGCGTTGGGCGTACAGCAGATCCCACCCAACATGGCTATGTACGGTTTGGCAATTATCCTCACTATCTATGTGATGGCTCCGGTGGGTTTCGCCACTCAAGATTACCTGCGTCAAAATGAAGTTTCATTCAGCAATGCGCAGTCAGTAGATAAATTTGTGGAAGAGGGCCTGACACCTTACCGAAATTTTCTCAAACAACATATTAAACCCAGTGAACGCACTTTCTTTATCGATAGTACCCGACAAATTTGGCCAAGCCAGTATGCCGATCGGCTAGAACCAGACAGCCTATTGATACTGTTACCTGCCTTTACCGTCAGTGAATTAACCCGGGCTTTTGAAATTGGGTTTCTTCTTTATCTACCATTTATTGCAATCGATCTCATTATTTCCAACATTCTGCTGGCAATGGGGATGATGATGGTTTCTCCAATGACTATCTCACTTCCTTTCAAATTACTGTTATTTGTCCTGCTTGATGGCTGGACACGCCTGACACATGGCCTTGTTATCAGTTATGGAGATTGA
- the sctS gene encoding type III secretion system export apparatus subunit SctS produces the protein MSNADILHFTSQSLWLVLILSLPPVLMAAAVGTLVSLIQALTQIQEQTLGFVIKLIAVIITLFATATWLGNELYSFANMTFLKVPQIK, from the coding sequence ATGAGTAATGCTGATATTTTACATTTCACTAGCCAATCTCTCTGGTTAGTGTTAATCCTTTCCCTGCCACCGGTACTCATGGCTGCGGCAGTGGGAACATTGGTCTCGTTGATCCAAGCACTCACCCAAATACAAGAACAAACATTGGGTTTTGTTATCAAATTAATTGCAGTCATTATCACCCTGTTCGCTACCGCTACCTGGCTTGGCAACGAACTCTACAGCTTCGCCAATATGACCTTTCTTAAGGTGCCACAGATCAAATGA
- the sctT gene encoding type III secretion system export apparatus subunit SctT — protein sequence MTLPELQQQILAYTLLLPRIMSCFVIFPVLSKQMLGGGLIRNGVACSLALYAYPTVAGSQLPTLSSLELTLLLGKEVLLGLLIGFIASIPFWAMEATGFIIDNQRGATMASVLNPALGSQTSPTGLLLTQTLITLFFSGGAFLSLLGALFQSYNSWPVTQFFPKITNQWLHFFYGQFSYLLQLCALMAAPLLIAMFLAEFGLALISRFAPSLNVFVLAMPIKSAIASLLLVIYIQLLMHHAYDKVLLMLSPVRMLIPILEAP from the coding sequence ATGACCCTACCTGAGCTCCAGCAGCAAATACTTGCTTATACCCTGTTGTTACCACGCATCATGAGTTGCTTTGTGATATTTCCTGTGCTCAGCAAACAGATGCTAGGTGGTGGGTTAATCCGCAACGGCGTGGCCTGCTCGCTGGCCCTTTATGCTTATCCAACAGTAGCAGGCAGCCAGTTGCCCACATTAAGTAGCTTGGAATTGACGCTGTTGCTCGGTAAAGAAGTCCTGCTTGGTTTGCTCATTGGCTTTATCGCTTCTATCCCATTTTGGGCGATGGAAGCCACCGGTTTTATTATAGATAACCAACGGGGAGCAACAATGGCTTCAGTGCTCAACCCTGCCCTGGGAAGCCAGACCTCCCCAACAGGTCTGTTATTGACTCAAACGCTGATCACACTCTTTTTTTCCGGCGGCGCTTTTCTTAGCCTGCTCGGAGCCCTATTTCAGAGTTATAACAGTTGGCCGGTAACACAGTTTTTCCCCAAAATTACCAACCAGTGGCTCCACTTTTTCTATGGTCAGTTTAGCTATCTACTACAGCTCTGCGCTTTAATGGCAGCCCCTTTGCTAATCGCCATGTTTCTGGCAGAGTTCGGGCTGGCACTGATTAGCCGTTTCGCTCCTTCTCTCAACGTTTTCGTATTGGCAATGCCGATCAAAAGCGCAATTGCCAGCCTGTTACTGGTTATCTATATCCAGTTATTGATGCATCATGCCTATGATAAGGTGCTGTTAATGCTCTCCCCAGTACGCATGTTAATCCCTATTCTGGAGGCACCATGA
- the sctU gene encoding type III secretion system export apparatus subunit SctU — translation MSGEKTEKPTPKKLRDARKKGQVTKSNEVVSTSLILGLIGMIMVMSEYYLEHLSKLMLIPANLLEKPFPQAFNHVVENLMQELVYLCLPILSVSALLSLVSHFAQYGFLLSGHSIKPDIKKINPVEGAKRIFSIKSLVEFIKSILKVGLLCTLVWITLAGNLQALLRLPECGTRCIVPVLGIMLTQLMTVCGIGLIVISIADYAFEHYQHIKQLRMSKDEIKREYKESEGSPEIKSKRRQFHQELQSSNMRASVKNSSVIVANPTHIAVGIRYKKGETPLPLITLKFTNAQALQVRRIAEEEGIPVLQRIPLARALYQDGLIDQYIPADLIQATAEVLRWLEQWQDRPPEP, via the coding sequence ATGAGCGGAGAAAAGACTGAAAAACCTACTCCCAAGAAACTTAGAGACGCCCGGAAGAAAGGCCAAGTAACCAAAAGTAACGAAGTTGTCTCCACCTCGTTAATCTTGGGGCTAATCGGCATGATAATGGTCATGTCTGAATACTATTTGGAGCATCTGAGTAAACTGATGCTGATCCCGGCTAATCTGCTAGAGAAACCCTTTCCCCAAGCCTTCAACCATGTGGTTGAAAACTTGATGCAAGAGCTGGTCTACCTCTGCCTGCCAATTCTAAGCGTTTCCGCTTTGCTATCGCTGGTATCACACTTTGCTCAATATGGTTTTCTACTTAGTGGACACTCCATCAAACCTGATATTAAAAAGATCAACCCTGTTGAAGGTGCTAAGAGAATCTTCTCTATCAAGAGTCTGGTGGAATTCATCAAATCGATACTTAAAGTAGGACTGCTCTGCACCTTGGTTTGGATTACTCTGGCAGGCAATCTACAAGCACTACTGCGGCTGCCGGAGTGTGGAACAAGATGTATTGTTCCTGTACTCGGCATAATGTTAACCCAGCTCATGACCGTATGCGGCATCGGGCTTATCGTGATTTCTATTGCCGATTATGCTTTTGAACACTACCAACATATTAAACAGCTTAGAATGAGTAAAGACGAGATCAAACGGGAGTATAAAGAGAGTGAAGGCAGCCCAGAGATCAAAAGCAAACGACGCCAATTTCACCAAGAATTACAATCAAGCAATATGCGCGCTAGCGTCAAGAATTCATCAGTTATCGTCGCCAACCCAACTCACATTGCGGTAGGTATCCGTTATAAGAAAGGAGAGACACCGTTACCCCTTATTACACTCAAGTTCACCAATGCGCAGGCCCTACAAGTTCGGCGTATTGCCGAAGAGGAAGGTATTCCGGTGTTACAACGCATTCCGCTGGCCCGAGCACTTTATCAAGATGGCCTGATAGACCAATATATTCCTGCTGATCTCATCCAAGCTACCGCAGAAGTTTTGCGCTGGTTAGAACAGTGGCAAGATCGCCCGCCGGAGCCGTAA
- a CDS encoding helix-turn-helix transcriptional regulator, giving the protein MNGITTSGKGMDISRLQRSMPAFNVIEHPQEGIYILLEGEMTWQDSTNTYDISHNELLFVRRGSYAAKTRSDTCKLLWLPLSTTFLHGFLQRFGTLLSEVERHNMSTPELIAFTSSPLLSQSINGLVDLLAHDYPTALGQLRTEELLLLLAFGEQGTLLMSVLRQLSNRQVERLQSFMENHYLKEWKLSEFAKEFGMGLTTFKELFRSVYGISPRAWISERRILYAHQLLLNSEMSIVDISMEAGFSSQSYFTQSYRRRFNCTPSRARYGKE; this is encoded by the coding sequence ATGAACGGCATCACAACATCAGGGAAGGGAATGGATATCTCACGACTCCAACGTAGCATGCCTGCCTTTAACGTTATAGAGCACCCCCAAGAAGGGATATATATCCTGCTCGAAGGTGAAATGACATGGCAGGACAGTACCAATACCTACGATATCTCCCACAACGAGCTGCTTTTTGTTCGTCGTGGCAGTTATGCAGCAAAAACGCGTAGCGATACTTGCAAACTACTCTGGTTGCCTCTGAGTACGACTTTCCTCCACGGGTTTCTGCAACGCTTTGGTACTCTGCTCAGTGAAGTCGAGCGACACAACATGTCAACACCCGAATTAATTGCATTTACCTCATCCCCTCTGTTATCTCAAAGTATAAATGGGCTGGTCGATCTATTGGCTCATGATTACCCCACAGCGTTGGGTCAACTCAGAACAGAAGAGTTGTTATTGTTATTAGCATTTGGAGAACAAGGTACTTTGCTCATGTCAGTATTACGACAATTGAGCAATCGCCAAGTGGAACGTTTACAGAGTTTTATGGAGAATCACTACCTTAAGGAGTGGAAACTCAGTGAATTCGCTAAAGAATTTGGTATGGGATTAACCACCTTCAAGGAGCTGTTCCGTTCGGTATACGGAATATCCCCACGCGCTTGGATCAGTGAACGCCGCATTCTTTATGCACATCAGCTACTACTCAATAGCGAGATGAGTATTGTTGATATCTCGATGGAAGCAGGATTTTCCAGCCAATCCTACTTTACTCAAAGCTATCGGAGACGCTTTAATTGCACGCCCAGTCGAGCCAGATATGGCAAAGAGTAA